The following are encoded together in the Flavihumibacter fluvii genome:
- a CDS encoding Gfo/Idh/MocA family protein, whose amino-acid sequence MKSRRDFLQKLTASMVTLPFMPLDSLAAPADNLQLEHADETPYAGPVLRVALMGLGGYANRVADAMRACKKAKLVGLVTGTPAKKNDWQTRFYIPEKNCYNYSDFDKMANNPDIDAVYVTTPNGLHHDQVIRVANAGKHVICEKPMAINAKEGQEMVDICKKKNVKLLVGYRMHLEPKTLEIIRMRKAGEFGKVQFFQGLSGFTIGDPTQWRLNKQLAGGGAMMDIGIYSINGARYMLGEDPIWVTAQETKTNPVKFAVGVDETIQFQLGFPSGAVASCLSTYNMNFLDRFFLTGEKGFAELNPSTGYGPIMGRTHKGELAFRHVTHQTVQMEEFSDIILNGKQPTVPVDGEEGVKDLKIIDAIYQAVKEGKKVNIKW is encoded by the coding sequence ATGAAATCACGTCGCGACTTCCTGCAAAAATTAACGGCCTCCATGGTCACCCTGCCATTTATGCCGCTCGACAGCCTTGCCGCCCCGGCAGACAACCTGCAACTGGAGCATGCAGATGAAACGCCTTATGCCGGACCCGTGTTGCGCGTTGCCCTCATGGGCCTGGGTGGTTATGCGAACCGTGTGGCTGATGCCATGCGCGCCTGCAAAAAAGCAAAACTGGTGGGATTGGTAACAGGAACCCCTGCAAAGAAGAACGACTGGCAAACACGGTTCTACATCCCCGAAAAAAACTGCTACAATTATTCCGATTTTGACAAGATGGCTAATAACCCGGATATCGATGCCGTGTATGTCACGACACCTAATGGCCTGCACCACGATCAGGTGATCCGTGTGGCAAATGCCGGCAAACACGTGATCTGCGAAAAACCGATGGCCATCAATGCCAAAGAAGGCCAGGAAATGGTAGATATCTGCAAAAAGAAAAACGTAAAACTTTTGGTAGGCTACCGTATGCACCTTGAACCCAAGACCCTGGAAATTATCCGCATGCGCAAAGCCGGCGAATTCGGGAAGGTGCAGTTTTTCCAGGGCCTTAGCGGGTTCACGATCGGCGACCCCACCCAATGGCGGCTCAACAAACAACTGGCCGGGGGCGGCGCTATGATGGACATTGGCATTTATTCGATTAATGGTGCGCGTTATATGCTGGGGGAAGACCCCATCTGGGTAACTGCCCAGGAAACGAAGACCAACCCGGTAAAATTTGCAGTGGGTGTGGATGAGACTATCCAATTCCAGTTGGGCTTCCCGAGTGGTGCCGTGGCTTCCTGCCTTAGTACCTACAATATGAATTTCCTTGACCGTTTTTTCCTTACCGGGGAAAAAGGATTTGCCGAACTCAACCCATCAACCGGTTATGGGCCCATCATGGGCCGCACCCACAAAGGGGAGCTGGCATTCCGCCATGTGACCCACCAGACTGTGCAGATGGAAGAATTTTCGGATATTATCCTGAATGGCAAACAACCCACCGTGCCTGTTGATGGTGAAGAAGGCGTAAAGGACCTGAAAATCATTGATGCGATCTACCAGGCAGTTAAGGAAGGAAAGAAGGTCAACATCAAATGGTAA
- a CDS encoding alpha/beta fold hydrolase yields the protein MKLFKKAIAVLLALLLIAIVVFAILFRWINTEKLPLDETARKMAPGSFVTLTDGITHYEMAGPDTGKVVVLVHGFSVPYYIWDSTFIYLVHKGYRVLRYDEFGRGFSDRPDKVYTAEFLRKQLRELLDSLNIKEVQALVGLSFGGPVTSDFVANYPDLVHQLILVDPLYPQAGPAKFDQTAWLMEFMMAMNPEKMIAGQLTDLKYPERFPTWGDQYTVQMAYKGFRHALVSTRYHYATPDAIRANYAIVHSLHKPVLLIWGRDDQTLPISSADSLQKVLQVDYFPVDDAGHLPHMEKAQVVNEKISAFLQR from the coding sequence ATGAAATTGTTTAAAAAAGCGATCGCCGTTCTTTTGGCGCTGCTCCTTATTGCCATTGTGGTTTTTGCGATCCTGTTTCGATGGATCAATACAGAAAAACTGCCGCTTGATGAAACAGCCCGTAAAATGGCGCCAGGCAGTTTTGTTACATTGACAGATGGAATTACGCATTATGAAATGGCCGGACCAGATACCGGAAAAGTTGTAGTACTGGTTCATGGTTTCAGTGTTCCATACTATATCTGGGACAGTACATTTATTTACCTCGTCCACAAAGGGTATCGCGTACTGCGGTATGATGAATTCGGCCGTGGGTTTTCTGATCGTCCGGATAAAGTGTACACTGCTGAATTTTTGCGAAAGCAACTGCGCGAATTATTGGATTCGCTCAACATCAAGGAGGTGCAGGCTTTGGTTGGGTTATCATTCGGCGGCCCAGTGACTTCAGATTTTGTGGCCAATTACCCGGACCTTGTGCATCAGTTGATCCTTGTTGATCCGCTGTACCCTCAGGCTGGCCCGGCAAAATTTGACCAAACGGCATGGCTGATGGAATTCATGATGGCGATGAACCCGGAAAAAATGATTGCCGGACAATTGACCGACCTGAAGTATCCGGAAAGATTCCCCACCTGGGGCGACCAGTATACGGTTCAGATGGCCTACAAAGGTTTCAGGCACGCGCTGGTCTCCACCCGTTACCATTATGCGACACCAGATGCTATTAGGGCCAATTATGCCATAGTCCATTCGTTACACAAACCAGTGTTATTGATCTGGGGCCGCGATGACCAGACCTTGCCCATTAGCTCTGCGGATTCCCTGCAAAAAGTTTTGCAGGTAGATTACTTCCCGGTTGACGATGCCGGGCATTTACCCCATATGGAGAAAGCACAGGTGGTTAACGAAAAAATCAGTGCTTTTTTACAACGATGA
- a CDS encoding MarR family winged helix-turn-helix transcriptional regulator, translating into MANKVSDATKLNDVIFYSIDRAIRTYRQYSQKQIRERGFDITIDQWLVIKALLENPGAKQQELAEIVLKDNASITRIIELLVKNGWIERTIHQADRRLVQLTVTNKAKAMLAELQPLIIANRRKALRGIDEKLIMNTKKILDQIALNCK; encoded by the coding sequence ATGGCAAATAAAGTTTCAGATGCAACGAAACTGAACGATGTGATATTCTATAGTATAGACCGTGCGATCCGAACCTATCGTCAGTATTCCCAGAAACAAATCCGGGAAAGGGGATTTGATATAACGATCGATCAATGGCTGGTTATTAAAGCTTTGTTAGAAAATCCAGGGGCCAAACAACAGGAACTGGCAGAAATCGTTTTAAAAGACAATGCCTCCATTACCCGTATCATTGAATTGCTGGTGAAGAATGGTTGGATAGAACGGACCATTCACCAGGCAGACCGACGGCTGGTGCAGCTAACGGTGACCAATAAGGCCAAAGCCATGCTGGCCGAATTGCAACCACTGATCATAGCCAACCGGCGGAAAGCATTGAGAGGAATAGACGAGAAACTTATCATGAACACAAAAAAAATACTTGACCAGATCGCACTAAACTGTAAGTAA
- a CDS encoding NADH:flavin oxidoreductase/NADH oxidase: MSRLFSPIKIKDISFKNRVAISPMCQYSAVDGFANSWHEVHLGSRAIGGAGLIIQEATAVSPEGRITPGDAGLYDDAQIAGWKKIVEFIHQHGAIAGIQLAHAGRKAGCDLPWKGGHQLATTAGGWRTVAPSALPFAATDVPPEALDAAGIQKVIADFKKATERVVAAGYKVVEIHGAHGYLINSFLSPLTNHRTDEYGGSFENRIRLLLRITEAVQSTWPANYPLFVRISATDWAEGGWTIDDSVVLAGILKSKGVDLIDCSSGGLVPHVKIPVAPGYQVPFAERIKKETGILTGAVGLINTATQAEAILQNDQADLVLFARASLRNPYFPLHAAKELGDDVDWPVQYLRAK; the protein is encoded by the coding sequence ATGTCCAGATTGTTTTCTCCGATTAAGATAAAAGATATCAGCTTCAAAAACAGGGTGGCGATCTCCCCAATGTGCCAGTATAGTGCGGTGGATGGTTTTGCCAACAGTTGGCACGAAGTTCACCTGGGCAGCAGGGCTATAGGCGGCGCGGGACTTATTATCCAGGAAGCTACAGCGGTATCGCCGGAAGGCCGGATTACGCCTGGCGATGCCGGATTATACGACGATGCCCAAATCGCCGGCTGGAAAAAAATTGTGGAGTTCATCCACCAACATGGTGCTATTGCCGGGATCCAGCTGGCCCACGCCGGCAGGAAAGCGGGCTGTGACCTTCCCTGGAAAGGTGGCCACCAGTTGGCAACAACCGCAGGCGGCTGGCGCACCGTGGCGCCTTCTGCCCTGCCCTTTGCAGCAACCGATGTCCCGCCGGAAGCCCTCGATGCAGCAGGTATCCAAAAAGTGATCGCTGATTTTAAAAAAGCCACTGAACGGGTTGTAGCCGCTGGTTACAAAGTAGTGGAAATCCATGGCGCACATGGCTATCTCATCAATTCATTTTTATCACCCCTTACTAATCACCGGACCGACGAATATGGCGGTAGCTTTGAGAACCGCATCCGGTTATTGCTCAGGATAACTGAAGCAGTGCAATCCACCTGGCCGGCCAATTACCCGCTTTTTGTGCGAATCTCCGCCACGGACTGGGCGGAAGGCGGGTGGACCATCGATGATTCAGTAGTTCTCGCGGGTATTCTTAAAAGCAAGGGCGTTGACCTGATCGATTGTTCTTCCGGCGGATTGGTGCCACATGTAAAAATCCCTGTCGCCCCTGGTTACCAGGTGCCTTTTGCGGAACGCATCAAAAAGGAAACCGGTATACTCACGGGTGCAGTTGGCCTGATCAATACTGCAACACAGGCGGAAGCCATCCTGCAAAATGACCAGGCTGACCTGGTGCTCTTTGCCAGGGCTTCGTTGCGCAATCCCTATTTCCCGTTACATGCCGCCAAAGAATTGGGCGATGATGTTGACTGGCCGGTTCAATACCTGCGGGCCAAATAA
- a CDS encoding RraA family protein gives MFNRMFSPSRLMLVVAFFACYFQGICQQIQATREQVQVYSSLWKGERYPDGRPKVSDNLVKRLANISMEEAWGVLRNEGYNNQFEAGWQVIHPDKPLAGRVLTAQYMPSRPDVDNPIKAKGKAEGRSGSPNSWPIDVLQNGDVYVADGYSKIIDGTLIGDNLGNSIYTKSRTGVVFDGGVRDLEGLEEIEGFVGFVRGVDPSYIKDMILTGINYPIRIGRATVLPGDLVLGKKGGVIFIPAHLAEKVIITAEFISMKDDFSHQRLREGKYTPGEIDQSWTENIKQDFMQWTRENPAKVPMSKAELDAFLKDRTW, from the coding sequence ATGTTCAATCGAATGTTCAGTCCCTCGCGACTTATGCTTGTCGTGGCTTTTTTTGCCTGTTACTTCCAGGGTATTTGCCAGCAGATCCAGGCCACCAGGGAACAGGTCCAGGTTTATTCTTCCTTATGGAAAGGCGAACGCTACCCGGATGGCCGTCCGAAGGTTTCTGATAACCTGGTGAAAAGGCTGGCCAATATTTCTATGGAGGAAGCCTGGGGCGTTTTACGCAACGAAGGTTATAATAACCAGTTTGAAGCCGGATGGCAGGTCATCCATCCCGATAAGCCGCTGGCTGGCCGTGTCTTAACAGCGCAGTACATGCCATCGCGGCCCGATGTCGATAACCCCATCAAGGCAAAGGGCAAGGCGGAAGGCCGTTCAGGCTCACCCAATTCCTGGCCCATTGATGTACTGCAAAACGGTGATGTATATGTGGCGGATGGTTATTCCAAGATCATAGACGGAACCCTGATTGGCGACAACCTGGGCAATTCCATTTACACAAAATCCAGGACCGGGGTCGTCTTTGATGGCGGCGTGCGCGACCTGGAAGGACTGGAGGAGATTGAAGGTTTTGTCGGTTTTGTGCGCGGTGTGGATCCTTCTTATATTAAGGATATGATCCTGACAGGCATCAATTATCCCATCAGGATCGGCAGGGCAACTGTTTTGCCGGGCGACCTGGTGCTGGGAAAAAAAGGCGGGGTGATCTTTATTCCTGCACACCTGGCCGAAAAAGTTATCATCACGGCAGAGTTTATTTCGATGAAGGATGATTTTTCCCACCAGCGCCTGCGCGAAGGCAAATATACCCCCGGAGAAATTGACCAGTCCTGGACCGAAAATATAAAGCAGGATTTTATGCAATGGACCAGGGAAAACCCGGCCAAAGTGCCTATGTCAAAAGCTGAGCTGGATGCCTTCCTCAAAGACCGCACCTGGTAA
- a CDS encoding pyridoxal phosphate-dependent aminotransferase, producing the protein MSKQMDRRQLLKSGLVGLGAMASFPYLSMGAFSGVEPELDNKNRIIRSPLVREILPGGRIDPISFKARLNANENPYGPPESAQKAVVSSVMRSNRYAWQELFDLVNKVAVKEGLPPNHIMMAAGSSVLLEKVAIISFMKGGNIVSADPTYMSLVNVAKSVGATWKAIPCKADWSHDLPAMEAAIDKDTRLVYICNPNNPTGAITAGDELYDFCSRVSEQVPVFIDEAYIELAEGSNTKSMVSLLTKKKNVIIARTFSKVMGLAGMRVGYIAALPEFLGKIDAITRGGMDIAYTSVFAASASLDDQSFQQMTKEKNNAVKKYLCSQLDKMGYAYVPSVTNFVLFPIAMAGKTFLEKMSAKGIGIRAFEIKGQPYCRVSMGTMEEIQLFVTALKSIS; encoded by the coding sequence ATGAGCAAGCAAATGGATCGTCGCCAACTCCTGAAATCAGGACTGGTGGGCCTTGGCGCAATGGCTAGTTTTCCTTACCTGAGTATGGGTGCATTTTCTGGTGTAGAGCCAGAACTGGATAACAAGAACCGGATTATCCGGAGTCCCCTTGTCCGTGAAATATTGCCTGGCGGCCGCATTGACCCCATCAGTTTTAAGGCCCGGCTGAATGCCAACGAAAATCCATATGGGCCACCTGAATCAGCGCAGAAAGCTGTCGTGTCATCGGTGATGCGCAGCAACCGGTATGCCTGGCAGGAATTGTTCGACCTGGTGAATAAGGTGGCTGTGAAAGAAGGGCTGCCCCCCAACCATATCATGATGGCTGCCGGATCTTCAGTGCTGCTCGAAAAAGTAGCGATCATTTCATTCATGAAAGGGGGTAATATTGTTTCCGCCGATCCGACTTATATGTCGCTGGTGAATGTGGCCAAATCTGTTGGCGCTACATGGAAGGCCATTCCCTGCAAAGCCGATTGGTCGCACGACCTTCCCGCCATGGAGGCAGCGATTGACAAGGATACCCGGCTGGTCTATATCTGTAACCCAAATAATCCCACAGGTGCTATCACTGCAGGTGATGAACTGTATGATTTTTGTTCCCGTGTTTCTGAACAGGTGCCGGTATTTATCGACGAGGCTTATATTGAATTGGCCGAAGGCAGCAATACCAAATCGATGGTATCCCTGCTTACAAAAAAGAAGAATGTCATCATTGCCCGCACCTTCTCCAAGGTGATGGGATTAGCAGGTATGCGTGTAGGTTATATTGCAGCACTTCCGGAGTTCCTCGGGAAGATCGATGCGATTACCCGCGGCGGAATGGATATCGCCTATACTTCAGTATTCGCTGCCAGTGCCAGTTTGGATGACCAGAGTTTCCAGCAGATGACCAAAGAAAAGAACAATGCCGTAAAAAAATACCTTTGCAGCCAGCTCGATAAAATGGGGTACGCCTACGTTCCTTCTGTCACCAATTTTGTCTTGTTCCCGATCGCTATGGCCGGTAAAACCTTTTTGGAAAAGATGTCGGCAAAAGGCATTGGTATCAGGGCATTTGAGATCAAGGGACAACCCTATTGCCGGGTAAGTATGGGCACCATGGAAGAGATCCAGTTATTTGTCACCGCCCTGAAATCTATCAGCTGA
- a CDS encoding mandelate racemase/muconate lactonizing enzyme family protein, with amino-acid sequence MKNILDRLKFNGEIPKGSADQKNNHGNNRRDFIKNVSMSGLGLGMLFNHDPSREIEFITQKVNRAGSPSELKITDLRVAVITGAPMTCPIIRIDTNQGISGYGEIRDGASAKYGLFLKSRLLGKNPCNVEYLFKTIKQFGGHGRAAGGVCGVEMALWDLAGKAFNVPCYQMLGGKFRDQIRIYGDTPEVDNPAEYAKKMQERQTLGLTFLKMDFGIELLAKTPGTVIGSKNWDYQRQWGDGAPEKGNARSYSQTRHPFTRVQITDKGLDVISEYVAKVRDAVGYEIPLAADHFGHFDVNTAIRLGKALEKYQLAWLEDMVPWNYTEQWKQITDAIQTPTLTGEDIYLKEDFIKLIDARAVDMIQPDLASSGGLLETKKIGDYAEERGIPMAMHFAGSPVCFMANLHCAAATENFVALEHHSFDVPWWEDLVTGADKPIFRDGFAKVPDRPGLGVELNEKVVKEHLKKGELYFAPTTEWDKIDSWDREWS; translated from the coding sequence ATGAAGAATATCCTGGATCGATTAAAATTCAACGGCGAGATACCCAAAGGATCTGCAGACCAGAAAAATAATCACGGTAATAACCGGCGCGATTTTATCAAAAATGTATCCATGAGCGGATTGGGACTGGGTATGTTATTCAACCATGATCCGTCCCGCGAAATTGAATTCATCACGCAGAAAGTAAACCGTGCAGGAAGTCCGTCTGAACTGAAGATCACCGACCTCCGCGTGGCAGTGATAACGGGTGCGCCTATGACCTGCCCTATCATTCGTATCGATACCAACCAGGGCATTTCAGGGTATGGTGAGATCCGTGATGGGGCAAGTGCCAAATACGGCTTATTCCTGAAAAGCCGGCTGCTGGGAAAGAACCCCTGCAACGTAGAGTACCTGTTCAAGACCATCAAACAGTTCGGTGGGCATGGCCGTGCAGCAGGCGGGGTTTGTGGCGTTGAGATGGCATTGTGGGACCTGGCGGGAAAAGCCTTTAATGTTCCCTGCTACCAGATGCTGGGTGGGAAATTTCGCGACCAGATCCGGATTTATGGTGATACACCTGAAGTGGATAATCCTGCTGAGTATGCAAAAAAAATGCAGGAACGGCAAACACTCGGGCTCACTTTTTTAAAAATGGATTTTGGTATTGAATTACTGGCGAAAACTCCGGGTACCGTGATTGGTTCGAAGAACTGGGATTACCAGCGGCAGTGGGGGGATGGAGCGCCAGAGAAAGGGAATGCAAGGAGTTACAGCCAGACCAGGCACCCATTCACAAGGGTGCAGATTACGGATAAGGGACTTGATGTGATCAGTGAGTATGTGGCAAAAGTACGGGATGCAGTGGGCTATGAAATTCCGTTGGCGGCGGACCACTTCGGCCATTTTGATGTGAATACAGCCATTCGCCTGGGCAAGGCTTTAGAAAAATACCAGCTCGCCTGGCTGGAAGATATGGTACCCTGGAATTACACCGAACAATGGAAACAGATCACCGATGCTATTCAAACACCCACGCTCACCGGGGAAGATATTTACCTGAAAGAAGATTTTATCAAACTGATCGATGCGCGTGCCGTGGATATGATACAACCCGACCTGGCCAGTTCAGGCGGTTTGCTTGAAACCAAAAAGATCGGGGATTATGCAGAAGAACGGGGTATTCCGATGGCGATGCATTTTGCGGGTAGTCCGGTTTGTTTTATGGCGAACCTCCATTGTGCCGCGGCCACAGAAAATTTTGTTGCACTGGAGCACCATTCATTTGATGTGCCCTGGTGGGAAGACCTGGTGACTGGCGCAGACAAACCTATTTTCAGGGACGGGTTTGCCAAAGTGCCTGACAGGCCAGGATTAGGAGTTGAACTGAATGAGAAAGTGGTGAAAGAACACCTAAAGAAAGGGGAACTGTATTTTGCCCCCACCACGGAATGGGATAAGATCGATAGCTGGGACCGGGAATGGAGTTAA